The following proteins are encoded in a genomic region of Gemmatimonadaceae bacterium:
- the dps gene encoding DNA starvation/stationary phase protection protein Dps gives MRHTHNTLSEEIRSQVIEILNHHLAAAIDLQAQVKQAHWNVRGPGFIAVHELFDKVAAAVGDYGDMIAERVGALGGKAEGTLPVALANSFLLPYEVGIADVKQHVFAVASALAAFGQSAREAIDTVDDAGDKVTADLFTEVVRGLDEQIWFVESHILTD, from the coding sequence ATGCGACATACCCACAACACGCTGTCCGAGGAGATCCGGTCACAGGTGATCGAGATCCTCAACCATCACCTCGCTGCCGCGATCGACCTGCAGGCGCAGGTCAAGCAGGCGCACTGGAACGTGCGCGGCCCCGGTTTCATCGCCGTGCACGAACTGTTCGACAAGGTGGCCGCCGCCGTTGGTGACTACGGTGACATGATCGCCGAGCGGGTCGGCGCACTCGGCGGCAAGGCGGAGGGCACGCTGCCGGTGGCGCTGGCGAACAGCTTCCTCCTGCCGTATGAAGTGGGCATCGCCGACGTGAAGCAGCACGTGTTCGCCGTCGCGAGCGCGCTGGCCGCGTTCGGGCAGTCGGCGCGCGAGGCCATCGACACGGTGGATGACGCCGGCGACAAGGTCACGGCCGACCTCTTCACGGAAGTCGTGCGCGGACTCGACGAGCAGATCTGGTTCGTCGAGTCGCACATCCTCACCGACTGA
- a CDS encoding amidohydrolase family protein gives MTTPPWGARPAIPLALLAAALTACAGPATPATPGTTFVNVRILDGTGAPPRPGALRMVGDTIVALGEVTPAAGDSVIDGHGLVLAPGFIDTHSHHTSSLRSIPDALPVVSQGITTLVGGQDGGHPMPLAAAMDSLRAAPAAVNVAWYAGHGTIRGAVMDTAFRRVATPSEVDAMAVLLRRELDAGALGLSTGLEYDPGIYSDRSEVLQLAKVTAAAGGRYISHIRSEDRWFWDAIDEVVTIGRDAKLPVQVSHVKLGMLPLWGRTDSLFRILDAARASGVDVTADLYPYPYWHSTLTVLFPKRDFTNRTEAEKILREIAKPEGLLIGAYAANPAYRGKTIAQLAVLRREDPASTLMGLIAEAEAWEKAHPESDETSESVVATSMSEDDIAALLRWPHTNISSDGAMNGSHPRGYGAFPRVLARYVRDGKVIPLETAVHRMTGLAAAHMGIARRGTLVPGAFADLVLFDPATVADHATPAEPHRVSTGIAGVWVNGRAVWWNAKTTGAHPGRVLVRAGTPAAQ, from the coding sequence ATGACCACGCCGCCCTGGGGCGCCCGCCCGGCGATCCCCCTCGCCCTCCTCGCTGCCGCACTCACCGCCTGTGCCGGTCCGGCCACCCCGGCCACCCCCGGCACCACCTTCGTGAACGTCCGCATCCTGGACGGCACCGGCGCGCCCCCCCGCCCCGGCGCCCTCCGCATGGTCGGCGATACCATCGTGGCCCTCGGGGAGGTCACCCCGGCGGCCGGTGACTCGGTGATCGACGGTCACGGGCTGGTCCTCGCGCCCGGGTTCATCGACACCCACAGCCACCACACCTCCAGCCTGCGGAGCATCCCCGACGCCCTGCCGGTGGTGAGCCAGGGCATCACGACCCTCGTCGGCGGGCAGGACGGCGGTCACCCGATGCCACTCGCGGCGGCCATGGACTCCCTCCGGGCCGCCCCGGCGGCGGTGAACGTCGCCTGGTACGCCGGTCACGGCACGATCCGCGGGGCGGTCATGGACACCGCGTTCCGGCGTGTCGCGACACCGTCCGAGGTGGACGCCATGGCCGTGCTGCTGCGCCGCGAACTGGATGCGGGGGCGCTCGGGCTCTCCACGGGCCTCGAGTACGACCCGGGCATCTACTCGGACCGCAGCGAAGTGCTGCAGCTCGCGAAGGTGACGGCCGCCGCCGGCGGGCGCTACATCAGCCACATCCGCAGCGAGGACCGCTGGTTCTGGGATGCCATCGACGAGGTGGTGACGATCGGCCGCGATGCGAAGCTCCCGGTGCAGGTCAGTCACGTCAAGCTCGGCATGCTGCCGCTGTGGGGACGCACCGACAGCCTGTTCCGCATCCTCGACGCCGCGCGCGCCAGCGGCGTGGACGTGACCGCGGACCTGTATCCGTACCCGTACTGGCACTCCACGCTCACGGTGCTCTTCCCGAAGCGTGACTTCACCAATCGCACGGAGGCGGAGAAGATCCTGCGCGAGATCGCGAAGCCGGAGGGGCTGCTCATCGGGGCCTACGCCGCGAACCCGGCGTACCGCGGAAAGACCATCGCGCAGCTTGCGGTGTTGCGCCGCGAGGATCCGGCGTCGACGCTCATGGGCCTGATCGCGGAGGCGGAGGCCTGGGAGAAGGCGCACCCGGAGAGCGACGAGACCAGTGAGAGCGTCGTGGCCACCAGCATGTCCGAGGACGACATCGCGGCGCTGCTGCGCTGGCCGCACACGAACATCAGCTCCGACGGCGCGATGAACGGCTCGCACCCCCGCGGCTATGGTGCGTTCCCGCGCGTGCTGGCGCGCTACGTGCGCGACGGGAAGGTGATCCCGCTCGAGACGGCCGTGCATCGCATGACGGGCCTGGCCGCGGCGCACATGGGCATCGCGCGCCGCGGCACGCTGGTGCCCGGGGCGTTCGCCGATCTCGTGCTCTTCGATCCGGCCACCGTCGCGGATCATGCGACCCCCGCCGAGCCGCACCGCGTCTCGACGGGGATCGCCGGCGTGTGGGTGAACGGGCGTGCCGTGTGGTGGAACGCGAAGACCACCGGTGCCCATCCCGGCCGCGTCCTCGTTCGCGCGGGCACGCCGGCGGCGCAGTAG
- a CDS encoding translation initiation factor IF-3 produces the protein MQRAHPLGWASRRGLHPRRPCRSCFPLSPFSGARPIQDPTKRVRVNRQIRISPVRVIAPDGAQLGIMEVDAALASAVEQGLDLVEVAPLARPPVVRIMDYGKYKFEMAKQARVAKKKQHVILLKEVKYRPGIEEHDFETKTRHARRFLEEGNKVKVTLMFRGRQIAHPELGKAVVDRVAQQLTDIAKVETDAKLEGKALTMILAPR, from the coding sequence TTGCAACGGGCACACCCCCTTGGGTGGGCCTCGCGGCGTGGTCTTCATCCCCGAAGACCATGCCGTTCTTGTTTTCCGCTTTCCCCGTTTTCCGGAGCACGTCCTATTCAGGATCCGACCAAGCGAGTGCGCGTCAACCGGCAGATTCGTATCTCCCCGGTTCGCGTCATCGCCCCAGACGGCGCCCAGCTCGGCATCATGGAAGTGGATGCCGCCCTGGCTTCTGCAGTCGAACAGGGCCTCGATCTGGTCGAGGTGGCTCCACTCGCACGACCGCCCGTGGTCCGCATCATGGACTATGGCAAGTACAAGTTCGAGATGGCCAAGCAGGCGCGCGTTGCGAAGAAGAAGCAACACGTGATCCTGCTGAAGGAAGTGAAGTACCGACCGGGGATCGAGGAGCACGACTTCGAGACGAAGACGCGCCACGCCCGCCGGTTCCTGGAGGAAGGCAACAAGGTGAAGGTCACGCTGATGTTCCGTGGCCGGCAGATCGCCCACCCGGAACTCGGGAAGGCGGTCGTCGACCGGGTCGCCCAGCAACTCACTGACATTGCCAAGGTCGAGACGGACGCCAAGCTGGAAGGCAAGGCGCTGACCATGATCCTGGCGCCACGATAG
- the rpmI gene encoding 50S ribosomal protein L35, with product MPKMKTHTGAAKRFSVTGTGKVKRRKAYKSHILTKKSQKRKRNLRKGTTIETNGEAKRMRRLIQA from the coding sequence ATGCCGAAGATGAAGACCCACACCGGCGCTGCGAAGCGCTTCTCCGTCACCGGGACGGGGAAGGTGAAGCGCCGGAAGGCCTACAAGAGCCACATCCTGACCAAGAAGTCCCAGAAGCGGAAGCGCAACCTCCGTAAGGGCACCACCATCGAAACCAACGGGGAGGCGAAGCGCATGCGTCGTCTCATCCAGGCCTAA
- the rplT gene encoding 50S ribosomal protein L20 → MPRVRSNPVRLKRKKQIMKAARGAFGARSKTWKAAKETVERGWRYAYRDRKNKKREFRRLWIMRINAAARQHDMSYSVFINGLEKSGIEIDRKILAELAVNDPAAFAAIAEQVRTALAAA, encoded by the coding sequence ATGCCTCGCGTACGCAGTAATCCGGTCCGCCTGAAGCGGAAGAAGCAGATCATGAAGGCCGCGCGTGGTGCATTCGGCGCGCGCAGCAAGACGTGGAAGGCCGCCAAGGAGACCGTCGAGCGTGGCTGGCGCTATGCCTACCGCGACCGCAAGAACAAGAAGCGCGAGTTCCGCCGCCTCTGGATCATGCGCATCAACGCCGCGGCCCGGCAGCACGACATGTCCTACAGCGTGTTCATCAACGGCCTCGAGAAGTCGGGCATCGAGATCGATCGCAAGATCCTCGCGGAGCTCGCCGTGAACGATCCGGCCGCCTTTGCCGCGATCGCCGAGCAGGTCCGCACCGCGCTCGCGGCGGCGTGA
- the pheS gene encoding phenylalanine--tRNA ligase subunit alpha translates to MAELREVRTRLLGRKHGSLTSLLALLPNLPIEDRRAAGAVLNTTKVLFESKIAWQEQRLDVTEDASRPHDLTMPGREAWRGAIHPVSAVIDEISAIFRELGFTIALGPEAETEWYNFGALNFPPDHPAMEAHDTLYLGDDTLLRTHTSPVQVRTLQTYTPPVRILCPGNVYRRDFFDATHAPSFMQIEGLCIDEGVSFVDLKATLSEFARRFYSGSSTVRLRPSFFPFVEPGAEMDVAVDLGDGKGTRWVEILGCGMVHPNVLDAAGIDSEKYSGWAFGMGPARIAMSRHKLPDIRLLYDSDVRFLEQFAR, encoded by the coding sequence ATGGCTGAATTGCGCGAAGTAAGGACGAGACTGCTTGGTCGAAAGCACGGTTCGCTCACGTCGCTTCTTGCTCTGCTCCCCAACTTGCCGATCGAGGATCGGCGAGCGGCTGGCGCTGTGCTGAACACTACCAAAGTGCTCTTCGAATCGAAGATCGCGTGGCAGGAACAGAGACTCGACGTGACTGAAGACGCGTCGCGCCCACACGACCTTACCATGCCCGGCCGCGAGGCCTGGCGCGGTGCCATCCACCCCGTCTCCGCCGTCATCGACGAGATCTCCGCGATCTTCCGCGAACTGGGCTTCACCATCGCCCTCGGCCCCGAGGCCGAGACGGAGTGGTACAACTTCGGTGCCCTGAACTTCCCGCCCGACCACCCGGCGATGGAAGCGCACGACACACTGTACCTCGGCGACGACACGCTCCTCCGCACGCACACCTCGCCGGTGCAGGTCCGCACGCTCCAGACCTACACGCCACCCGTCCGCATCCTCTGCCCGGGCAACGTCTACCGCCGCGACTTCTTCGACGCCACCCACGCACCGAGCTTCATGCAGATCGAGGGCCTCTGCATCGACGAGGGCGTCAGCTTCGTGGACCTCAAGGCCACCCTCAGCGAGTTCGCCCGCCGCTTCTATTCCGGCTCCAGCACGGTGCGCCTTCGCCCGAGCTTCTTCCCGTTCGTGGAACCCGGCGCCGAGATGGACGTGGCCGTGGACCTCGGCGACGGGAAGGGCACCCGCTGGGTCGAGATCCTCGGCTGCGGCATGGTGCATCCCAACGTGCTCGATGCCGCCGGCATCGACAGCGAGAAGTACAGCGGCTGGGCCTTCGGCATGGGCCCCGCCCGCATCGCGATGTCCCGCCACAAGCTCCCCGACATCCGCCTCCTCTACGATTCCGACGTCCGCTTCCTGGAGCAGTTCGCCCGATGA
- a CDS encoding phenylalanine--tRNA ligase subunit beta: MIVSHAWLRAFAPHDRSAHEIGELLNDHTVTLDGLVSRRSDIAPIVVGLVVEQAPHPDSDHLSITRVDDGSGTLLDVVCGAPNVTAGVKYPFARSGTTMPDGLVIQKRKIRGHTSNGMLCSARELKLGIEHDGILALTTDAAPGTPILDVLGEVGDSQLELDVLPNRPDLLSHRGLAREVSALLGVPMAWADLDTAARDAIAALPIARGDTSASADGVTIRLEEVQGCPRYTGIVIRGVTVGPSPDWLRERIEAAGSRSISNVVDATNYVLLGLGQPVHAFDLATLEAHTIVVRPTREGESLVTLDGTTRAIPAGTTVICDGARPVALAGVMGGRDSEVTDATTDILLEVANFDARFVRRVRRALNLSTDASYRYERGIDDAASAEVALHAAALITRVAGGTVTANIAVGTSVASRAAVPLRVSRVAHLLGDPVPAEDVARILRSLGCTVNAESADLMHVSPPSWRQDLLLEVDLIEEVVRMRGFDTVSDELRAFRPGTVPDHPLHLAELRVREHLIGLGLLETRPMPFTRDPASGVRVSNPLAEDEPFLRASLLDTLARRAEYNLNRMEGDVRLFEVGHAFLPAADRLPLEEVRVAALLLGRRRPPHFTEPDPSPFDAWDVKALAASLASAAFPGEPVSLVPVTETETLWRVEVGGRSIGSARHVTLDKPVWAAEAFGVELTLGVMPSADVAPVGHHAPPGAGIRSPSVPHVVYRSIPVMPAAGFDLALLLTSGVSAADVEAVIRRESGELLESVQVFDEYRGKELPEGVRSVGWRLRFRHPERTLRDKELEGRRGKLVTVLQRELGVTVRG, encoded by the coding sequence ATGATCGTCTCGCACGCATGGCTGCGCGCCTTCGCACCACATGACCGGAGCGCGCACGAGATCGGCGAACTGCTCAACGACCACACCGTCACCCTCGACGGCCTCGTGTCGCGACGCAGCGACATCGCGCCGATCGTCGTCGGACTGGTCGTCGAGCAGGCACCACATCCCGACTCCGACCACCTGTCGATCACCAGGGTGGACGATGGCAGCGGCACCCTGCTGGACGTGGTCTGCGGCGCGCCGAACGTGACCGCCGGCGTGAAGTACCCGTTCGCCCGCAGCGGCACGACCATGCCCGACGGCCTCGTGATCCAGAAGCGGAAGATCCGCGGGCACACCTCGAACGGCATGCTCTGCTCGGCGCGCGAGCTCAAGCTCGGCATCGAACACGACGGCATTCTCGCCCTCACCACCGACGCCGCCCCGGGCACGCCCATCCTCGACGTGCTCGGCGAGGTGGGTGATTCCCAGCTCGAGCTGGACGTGCTGCCGAACCGCCCCGACCTGCTCTCGCACCGCGGGCTGGCGCGTGAGGTGAGCGCGCTGCTCGGCGTGCCGATGGCGTGGGCCGACCTCGACACCGCCGCCCGCGACGCGATCGCCGCGCTGCCCATCGCGCGCGGCGACACCAGTGCCAGCGCCGACGGCGTCACCATCCGCCTCGAGGAGGTGCAGGGCTGCCCGCGGTACACCGGCATCGTCATCCGCGGCGTGACCGTCGGGCCAAGCCCCGACTGGCTGCGCGAGCGCATCGAGGCCGCCGGCTCCCGCTCCATCAGCAACGTGGTGGATGCCACCAACTACGTGCTGCTCGGCCTCGGCCAGCCGGTGCACGCGTTCGACCTCGCGACGCTGGAGGCACACACGATCGTGGTGCGTCCCACGCGCGAGGGCGAGTCGCTCGTGACGCTGGATGGCACCACGCGCGCCATCCCCGCCGGCACCACCGTGATCTGCGATGGCGCGCGCCCGGTGGCGCTGGCCGGCGTCATGGGTGGTCGCGACAGCGAGGTGACGGACGCCACCACCGACATCCTGCTGGAAGTGGCCAACTTCGATGCGCGGTTCGTGCGGCGCGTGCGGCGCGCGCTGAACCTGAGCACCGATGCGAGCTACCGCTACGAGCGCGGCATCGACGACGCCGCCTCGGCGGAGGTGGCGCTGCACGCGGCGGCACTGATCACGCGGGTGGCCGGTGGCACGGTCACCGCGAACATCGCCGTCGGCACCTCTGTCGCCTCTCGCGCGGCCGTCCCGCTGCGGGTTTCGCGCGTGGCGCACCTGCTCGGTGATCCGGTGCCGGCCGAGGACGTCGCGCGGATCCTGCGGTCGCTGGGGTGCACCGTGAACGCGGAATCGGCCGACCTGATGCACGTCTCGCCGCCGTCCTGGCGCCAGGACCTGCTGCTCGAGGTGGACCTGATCGAGGAAGTCGTGCGCATGCGCGGCTTCGACACCGTCAGCGATGAGCTGCGTGCGTTCCGGCCCGGCACCGTGCCCGACCATCCGCTGCACCTGGCGGAGCTGCGCGTGCGCGAGCACCTCATCGGCCTCGGGCTGCTCGAGACGCGCCCGATGCCGTTCACCCGGGATCCCGCGTCGGGGGTCCGGGTGTCGAACCCGCTCGCCGAGGATGAGCCGTTCCTGCGCGCGTCGCTGCTCGACACCCTGGCCCGGCGCGCGGAATACAACCTGAACCGGATGGAAGGCGACGTGCGCCTGTTCGAGGTGGGGCACGCCTTCCTGCCCGCAGCGGATCGGCTCCCCCTCGAGGAGGTGCGCGTGGCCGCGCTGCTCCTGGGCCGTCGCCGCCCGCCGCACTTCACCGAACCCGATCCGTCGCCCTTCGACGCCTGGGACGTGAAGGCGCTGGCGGCGTCACTGGCATCGGCGGCGTTTCCCGGTGAGCCGGTCTCGCTCGTGCCTGTCACGGAAACCGAGACCCTCTGGCGTGTCGAGGTCGGCGGGCGCAGCATTGGCAGTGCACGCCACGTGACGCTGGACAAGCCCGTGTGGGCGGCCGAGGCATTCGGCGTCGAGCTGACGCTGGGCGTGATGCCGTCTGCCGATGTGGCGCCGGTGGGGCACCATGCGCCGCCCGGTGCCGGCATCAGGTCGCCTTCGGTGCCCCACGTCGTGTATCGTTCCATTCCCGTGATGCCGGCGGCGGGTTTCGACCTTGCGCTCCTGCTCACTTCTGGCGTGAGTGCTGCGGATGTCGAGGCCGTGATCCGGCGCGAGAGCGGCGAATTGCTGGAATCCGTGCAGGTGTTCGATGAGTACCGGGGGAAGGAACTGCCCGAGGGTGTGCGCAGCGTGGGGTGGCGGCTGCGGTTCCGCCATCCGGAGCGGACCCTCCGGGACAAGGAGCTCGAGGGCCGTCGGGGCAAGCTCGTCACCGTCTTGCAGCGTGAACTGGGGGTAAC